The sequence GCCGCTTGCAATCCTCTATGATTTCCTGGACCGCAATATCCAGTTCGTCGGTATCCATTTCAAAAAGCTGCGCGAACACACACAGCTCTACCGCGTCTCCCGACACAAATAAACTTGAAAAAATAGCGCCTTTTATTTCTGCTTTTGTCAACTCGCTATCCCTCCGTTTTGATATTCCAGCATGATGTCTTCAAAGGCTTTTTTTTGCCGGATGACAATCTTGCCGACATGCCACAGCTCCAGTAAAGCGATAAACGTAACCGCGATTTCCATGTGCGAAGCCTGTTCTTCAAACAGCGAAAAAAAATATACCCTTTTTTCCTGCTTAAGCCGGTTGAGGATTTTTTTCTTCTGGACACGAATGCTAAACGTATCCTGCTGGATTTCAACTTTCCGGTATTGCTCCTCTTCCTCGGATTTCTTTCTGTTTTTTAACAACTCCAGAAAGGCCAGATAGAGCACGTCTGTATCCGCGCCGTCAATTACCACTTCCTGGGAGAGATCGAAAAGTTCTTCCGGAAGTTTGTAATAAACCTGCTTTGATTGCTTTTCGAGATCAGAAAGCTTCTGCCCGAGTTCCTTATACATTTTATATGCGCGCAGCCGCTCAATCAACTCTGTCTCCGGATCCACAAAATCCTCGTCTTCAAGTTCCTCGCGCTTGGCGGGCAACAGTGCGCGCGATTTAATGTACAACAGCGTAGCCGCCATATTCAAAAACTCGCTCGCGCGGTCCATATCGATTTCTTCGATCTGTTCCATATAAACGAGATATTGCTCCGTAATTTGCGAAACAAAAATATCTTGTAAATCTATTTTTGCTTTGCCAACCAGGTGGAGCAACAAATCCAGCGGACCCTCAAATTGCGCAAGCCTGACGGTATATTCTTCCATAGCCGCCCCTTAGAATCCGCTGAATAGCAATGCCTTATAGAATCCCTCCACAGCTGGCTGGGTCATAGGCATAAATGTATTGAACAACTGCGTATAACAGCCCATCAACCACGAAGAGAAAGCTCCAAGTATCATTCCTGTTATGCCTGTGAGGATCAGTATCAGTAAGATGATGAAGCCGTAGCGCTGCAATACATTGATAACTCCCTGCGCTTTGTATGGCAAAAAGCTACT comes from Christensenellaceae bacterium and encodes:
- the scpA gene encoding segregation and condensation protein A, which produces MEEYTVRLAQFEGPLDLLLHLVGKAKIDLQDIFVSQITEQYLVYMEQIEEIDMDRASEFLNMAATLLYIKSRALLPAKREELEDEDFVDPETELIERLRAYKMYKELGQKLSDLEKQSKQVYYKLPEELFDLSQEVVIDGADTDVLYLAFLELLKNRKKSEEEEQYRKVEIQQDTFSIRVQKKKILNRLKQEKRVYFFSLFEEQASHMEIAVTFIALLELWHVGKIVIRQKKAFEDIMLEYQNGGIAS